Genomic window (Arthrobacter sp. StoSoilA2):
TGCCACTGCACCTCCATTTGCGACGCGGGGACCAGCCCCTAGCGTCGAACGATTGACCTCAAGAGCCTTAATGCTACCGATAGTGAAGCCATGTCATCGGCTTCGAGGGAATTGACCTCATCAAACATGGTCTTCGCCCGTCCAAGTTGTTCGGCATTCAGGCCTTCCCACGTCCTCAGGCGATCTTCGGCCGGGGTGCCGGGCGTGCTCGACTCAAGAACCGACGTCGTCATATCTGCGACGGTTGAGTAGAGATCGTCCCGGAGCGCGGCACGGGCAAGTGCCTGCCAGCGGTCGTCGCGGGGCAGGGCGCTGATCCGTTCCAGCAGCGAGTCCACGTGGAAGCGGTTGAACACCGTGTAGTAGACGTGCGCCACTTCCTCGACGCTGTTGGTCCCGGTCTGGGCAATCCTTGCGATGTCCAGCAAGGCATAGCTCTCGAACAGCTCCGCCCACCTGTGGGCCAGGTGATCCGGCAACTCCCAGCCACGGGCCTTCTCCAGCCAGCCGCTGATACGAACTTTGTCATCGCCACGCAGGTAGTCCAGCAATTTGGCCCGAAGCGGCACCATCATCGGCTTGAACGACTTCACGACGTCGGCAATCGGCCGGGACGCCATGCCCTGCCCGAGCACCCATCGGACGGCACGGTCCAGGAGCCTGCGGACATCCAGATGGATTTCGCTCCAATGCTCGGTGGGGAACGACGCCGGAAGGGCATTCAATTCCTCAACCATCGGATCGAGATCGTAGATTTCACGCAGTGCCACGAATGCTTTGGCTACCGCTACCTCGTTGGCAGACGTTTCTTCGATCGCCCGGAAGGCGAAGGTGATGCCACCGAGGTTGATGATGTCGTTGGCCACCACCGTAGCGATGATTTCGCGCCGCAGCGGGTGGGTGTCCAGTTCGGCGTCGAACCTCTCCCGCAACTGCTTCGGGAAGTAGGCCCGGATCGTGTCCTTGAACCACGGGTCGTCGGCCAGGTTGCTGTCCCGGAGGGCAGCCGCCAACTCGATCTTCGCGTAGGCGGCCAGGACGGACAGCTCCGGAGACGTCAGTCCCTGTCCCTGTTCCAGGCGCTGACGCAGTGTCTCGGTGCTGGGCAGTGCCTCCAGGTCACGCTTGAGGTCGGCTGATTTTTCCAGCCAGTCCATCAGACGCTCGTAGCTGGGGCTCCAGTCCGCAACGCGGGTCCTGTCGTTGAGGAGCAGGATGTTTTGGTCGATGTTGTCCTGCAGGACCAGGCGGCCGACTTCCTCGGTCATGTCAGCCAGGAATGCTGCGCGTTCTGTGGACTCAAGCTTCCCGGCCGCCACCATGCGGTCAACGAAGATCTTGATATTGACCTCGTGGTCGGAGCAGTCAACGCCCGCCGAGTTATCAATCGCGTCTGTATTAAGGATGACACCCTGCAATGCGGCTTCAATACGTCCACGTTGCGTCAACCCGAGGTTGCCGCCTTCGCCGACCACCTTGACGCGCAGGTCCTTGCCGTCCACACGGATGGCGTCATTGGCTTTGTCACCTACAGCAGCATGTGTCTCGGTGCTGGCCTTGACGTAAGTGCCGATGCCACCGTTGTACAGAAGGTCCGCCGGGGCAAGCAGGATTGCCCGAAGCAATTCGGGAGGGCTCAGCTGGGTGGTCCCGTCCGGCAACCCCAGGGACTTTCGTACTTGGTCTGACACAGGGATCGTCTTGGCTTGGCGCGGGTAGACGCCGCCCCCTTCGCTGATGAGGGTCCGGTCATAGTCATCCCACGAAGACCGCGGGAGTTCAAAGAGCCTCTGCCTCTCCGCGTACGATGCGGCCGTGTCCGGGTTGGGGTCCAGGAAGATGTGACGGTGGTCAAATGCCGCCACAAGCCGGATATGACGCGAAAGCAACATGCCGTTGCCGAAAACGTCACCTGACATGTCGCCCACGCCGACGACGCTGAACTCTTCGGTCTGGGTATCGAGGTCGAGTTCGCTGAAGTGCCTCTTCACGGACTCCCAAGCGCCGCGGGCGGTGATACCCATGGCCTTGTGGTCATAGCCCACGGATCCGCCTGACGCGAAGGCATCGCCAAGCCAGAATCCATATTCGGCAGCCAATCCGTTGGCTGTGTCTGAGAACGTTGCGGTTCCCTTATCGGCTGCAACCACCAGATAGGAATCGTCGCCGTCGTGGCGGACAACGTCCGACGGCGGGACAAGCCGTTCGCCCTCGACTGTAGTTACGAGGTTGTCAGTGATGTCCAACAAGCCGCGGATGAAGGTCTTATAGCTTTCCACCCCTTCGGCCATCCAGGCGGCGCGGTCAACTGCGGGATTGGGCAGCTGCTTCGCGAAGAAGCCGCCCTTGGCGCCGGTCGGTACGATGACCGCGTTCTTCACGGTCTGCGCCTTCACCAGGCCCAGGATTTCAGTACGGAAATCCTCCCTGCGGTCGGACCAGCGAAGACCACCACGGGCCACCTTGCCAAAGCGGAGGTGGACGCCCTCCACCCGCGGAGAGTAAACCCAGATTTCGAACATGGGGCGCGGGAACGGCAGGCCATCGATGGTAGTGGGATCCAGCTTGAAGCTCAGGTAGCCCTTGTTTTGGAAGAAGTTGGTGCGCAACGTCGACTCAATGAGGTTGACGAAGGTACGAAGCACGCGGTCCGCGTCCAAGGTAGCGACTTGCTCGATAGCTTCTGCCAGGGCAGCTCTTGCGGCACCTTGCTGCTGGGGACGCTTGCTTTCCTCGACGCTGGGATCAAAGCGGGCGGCAAACAAGACCGTCAGACCCCGCGCAACGTCCGGATTGGCCAAGAGCGTATCGGCGATGAACCCAAAGGAGTTGGTATTGCCCATCTGGCGCATGTACTTGGCGTAGGCCCGGAGGACCACTACCTGGCGCCAGTGCATGCCTTCACGAAGCACCAGGCGGTCAAAGTTGTCAGACTCGACTGCCCCTGTGACCGCAGCACCAAACGAGTCAGCCAGGAGATCTCCGGTGGCGAGCGGGTCTATGCCAGCCGGATACTTCAGCCCAAGGTCATACAGGAAAAAGTCGCGGTGATCCGCGGTTTCGATTTCGAAGGGCCGTTCGTCCAGGACTTCGAGGCCAAGGTTGTGGAAGTAAGGAAGGATCTGGCTCAGGCTCTTGGGCTCCATCAAGTAGAGCTTGACCCGCGCATCCTCCTCCAATGCATCACCGGCGCCTTCAGGAAGGTACACGTGGACGCCGGGGCGCAGTTCCTTGCTCGCTTCCCCTGCCCGTTCGGCCTGGGCTCCATACTTTTCAAAGCGTTCGATGTCCTCCAGCGCATCTTCAACCTCGTAGTCCACGCGGTAACCGGGAGGGAATGCCTCAGCCCACAAGGCGGACAGTACTTCAGCGCTCTCCGCGGGACGGTTCTCACGGAGTACCTCGGCGATGCCTTCGCTCCAGGACCTTGAGGCACGCATCAGCCGGTGTTCGAGTTCTTCCACGTTGACATCGGCAAGTTCCGCGGTGCGTGGCAGCCTGATCCTGAAGAAGACGCGCGCAAGGGCCGACTCCGTGATCCTCGCTTCGTAGTCAATGCTCTCAGCTTGGAAGGTCTCGCGTAGTTCCTGCTCAATACGGAGCCTGACGCTCGTGGTGTACCGGTCACGCGGCAGGTAGACCACCGCGGACATGAAACGTCCGTAAATGTCGGGGCGCAGGAAAAGCTTGGTCCGGCGCCGTTCCTGGAGTCGCTGGATCCCAGTGGCCGTGGCCGCAAGGTCTCGGATTTCGATCTGGAACAGTTCGTCGCGGGGGTATGTTTCCAGGATGCCCAGGAGGTCCTTGCCCGAGTGTGAATCCATTGGGAAGCCTGCGTTGCGCAACACCGCATCGACTTTGTCCCGGACAATGGGAATGTTGCGGACCGATCCGGTGTAGGCACTTGTGGCGAAAAGCCCGATAAACCGCCGCTCACCATTGACGTTTCCGGCAGCGTCGAAGCTCTTGACTCCGATGTAGTCCAGGTACGCAGGACGGTGGACGGTTGAGCGGGAGTTGGCCTTTGTGATCACCAGTGCCCGCTTTTCACGGGCACGCTTGCGGCCGGCGTCGGTGAGGTGCTGGATCTGTCGGGTGTTGTCGCCAGCACGGAGCAAGCCAAGTCCGCTGTCCTCACGAAGTTCCAGGACGTCCTCGCCGTCTTCGTTCACGAGGTCGTATTCGCGGTATCCGAGGAAGGTGAAGTTGCCGTCATCCAGCCAGCGCAAAAGGTCTTGCGCCTGCCTGAGTTCGGCAATTTGCTCGGGGTGGGAGACGCTTCCCAGCGCTTCTGCCAGTTCGAGGGCCTTGCTACGCATTTTCGGCCAGTCTTCAACGGCGGCGCGGACATCCCCGAGGACGCGTTGGAGGCCGGCAACCAATTCTGCGCGGGCTTCCTCGCTTACGCGGTCAATTTCGACGGCGATCCAAGACTCCATGTGCGACGAGTTGTCGTTGTCGCCGAGCAGGTGGGCGACGCTGGGCAGTGCCGCAGTGTCGCCACTGGAAATGCCGATATTTGACGGGACCCTGGAAACGCTGCTGAGTTCGCCCGTGACCCTGTCGCGGGTAACCACGAAAAGCGGGTGCATAACCAGCCGGATGGCGCAGTTTTGGCGAACGAGTTCGGCGTTGACGGAATCAACCAGGAACGGCATGTCGTCAGTAGCGATGTAGACAACGTTTCGGTCAGCCTCGACGCCGATTTCCACAATGGCATTTCCAGGTCGCCGGGACTGCGCAACTTTCCTGTGAGTGCTTGCCCGTGCAATCAGCAGCTCGGGCGCATACGCCCGTGAATCCTCCTCTGCGAGGTGCTCATAGTAGTCACCAAAGAAACCCTCACGGACAACTGCTGCATCGGACCGATCCTCCACGCTGGATCCTGACGACATCTACAAACGCCTCCATCACATGTTGATTGCTGCGACTCTGCAGCCCACATGGCGAGCCTAG
Coding sequences:
- a CDS encoding NAD-glutamate dehydrogenase, coding for MSSGSSVEDRSDAAVVREGFFGDYYEHLAEEDSRAYAPELLIARASTHRKVAQSRRPGNAIVEIGVEADRNVVYIATDDMPFLVDSVNAELVRQNCAIRLVMHPLFVVTRDRVTGELSSVSRVPSNIGISSGDTAALPSVAHLLGDNDNSSHMESWIAVEIDRVSEEARAELVAGLQRVLGDVRAAVEDWPKMRSKALELAEALGSVSHPEQIAELRQAQDLLRWLDDGNFTFLGYREYDLVNEDGEDVLELREDSGLGLLRAGDNTRQIQHLTDAGRKRAREKRALVITKANSRSTVHRPAYLDYIGVKSFDAAGNVNGERRFIGLFATSAYTGSVRNIPIVRDKVDAVLRNAGFPMDSHSGKDLLGILETYPRDELFQIEIRDLAATATGIQRLQERRRTKLFLRPDIYGRFMSAVVYLPRDRYTTSVRLRIEQELRETFQAESIDYEARITESALARVFFRIRLPRTAELADVNVEELEHRLMRASRSWSEGIAEVLRENRPAESAEVLSALWAEAFPPGYRVDYEVEDALEDIERFEKYGAQAERAGEASKELRPGVHVYLPEGAGDALEEDARVKLYLMEPKSLSQILPYFHNLGLEVLDERPFEIETADHRDFFLYDLGLKYPAGIDPLATGDLLADSFGAAVTGAVESDNFDRLVLREGMHWRQVVVLRAYAKYMRQMGNTNSFGFIADTLLANPDVARGLTVLFAARFDPSVEESKRPQQQGAARAALAEAIEQVATLDADRVLRTFVNLIESTLRTNFFQNKGYLSFKLDPTTIDGLPFPRPMFEIWVYSPRVEGVHLRFGKVARGGLRWSDRREDFRTEILGLVKAQTVKNAVIVPTGAKGGFFAKQLPNPAVDRAAWMAEGVESYKTFIRGLLDITDNLVTTVEGERLVPPSDVVRHDGDDSYLVVAADKGTATFSDTANGLAAEYGFWLGDAFASGGSVGYDHKAMGITARGAWESVKRHFSELDLDTQTEEFSVVGVGDMSGDVFGNGMLLSRHIRLVAAFDHRHIFLDPNPDTAASYAERQRLFELPRSSWDDYDRTLISEGGGVYPRQAKTIPVSDQVRKSLGLPDGTTQLSPPELLRAILLAPADLLYNGGIGTYVKASTETHAAVGDKANDAIRVDGKDLRVKVVGEGGNLGLTQRGRIEAALQGVILNTDAIDNSAGVDCSDHEVNIKIFVDRMVAAGKLESTERAAFLADMTEEVGRLVLQDNIDQNILLLNDRTRVADWSPSYERLMDWLEKSADLKRDLEALPSTETLRQRLEQGQGLTSPELSVLAAYAKIELAAALRDSNLADDPWFKDTIRAYFPKQLRERFDAELDTHPLRREIIATVVANDIINLGGITFAFRAIEETSANEVAVAKAFVALREIYDLDPMVEELNALPASFPTEHWSEIHLDVRRLLDRAVRWVLGQGMASRPIADVVKSFKPMMVPLRAKLLDYLRGDDKVRISGWLEKARGWELPDHLAHRWAELFESYALLDIARIAQTGTNSVEEVAHVYYTVFNRFHVDSLLERISALPRDDRWQALARAALRDDLYSTVADMTTSVLESSTPGTPAEDRLRTWEGLNAEQLGRAKTMFDEVNSLEADDMASLSVALRLLRSIVRR